One Hypomesus transpacificus isolate Combined female chromosome 16, fHypTra1, whole genome shotgun sequence genomic window carries:
- the fzr1a gene encoding fizzy/cell division cycle 20 related 1a, with translation MMDQEYERRLLRQINIQNENTSPIKVTEVIRHMTPTNSPLSSPSKHGDRFIPARAGANWSINFHRINENEKSPSQNRKTKEATSDNSKADGLAYSALLKNELLGAGIEKVQDPQTEDRRLQPSTPERRSLFTYSLRTKRASSPDDGNISPYSLSPVSIKSQKLLRSPRKPTRKISKIPFKVLDAPELQDDFYLNLVDWSSLNVLSVGLGTCVYLWSACTSQVTRLCDLSVEGDSVTSVGWSERGNLVAVGTHKGYIQIWDAGVGKKLFALEGHTARVGALAWNADQLSSGSRDRMILQRDIRTPPLQSERRLQGHRQEVCGLKWSTDHQLLASGGNDNKLLVWNHSSQNPVHTYTDHVAAVKAIAWSPHQHGLLASGGGTADRCIRFWNTLTGQPLQCMDTGSQVCNLAWSKHANELVSTHGYSQNQILVWKYPALTQVAKLTGHSYRVLYLAMSPDGEAIVTGAGDETLRFWNVFSKTRSTKESVSVLNLFTRIR, from the exons ATGATGGACCAAGAGTATGAACGTCGCTTGCTCAGGCAAATCAACATCCAAAATGAAAATACCAGTCCCATT AAAGTGACCGAGGTGATTAGGCACATGACTCCCACGAACTCCCCACTGTCATCCCCAAGCAAGCACGGAGACAGGTTCATCCCAGCACGGGCCGGTGCCAACTGGAGCATCAACTTCCACCGAATCAAC gAAAACGAAAAGTCCCCAAGTCAAAACAGAAAAACGAAGGAAGCAACCTCAGATAATAGTAAAG CGGATGGGCTGGCCTACTCTGCCCTGCTGAAGAACGAGTTGCTGGGAGCGGGGATAGAGAAGGTTCAGGACCCCCAGACGGAGGACAGGCGCCTGCAGCCCTCCACGCCCGAGCGGAGAAGCCTCTTCACG TACTCTCTTAGAACGAAGAGGGCGTCTTCACCCGATGATGGCAACATCTCCCCGTACTCCTTATCCCCTGTTAGCATCAAGAG TCAAAAGTTGCTACGGTCACCCAGGAAGCCTACCAGGAAGATCTCCAAGATTCCGTTCAAGGTCCTGGATGCCCCAGAGCTCCAGGATGACTTTTACCTCAACCTGGTCGATTGGTCGTCCCTGAACGTGCTGAGCGTGGGCCTGGGCACCTGTGTCTACCTCTGGAGTGCCTGCACCAGCCAG GTAACTCGTCTGTGTGATCTGTCAGTGGAGGGGGATTCGGTCACTTCGGTTGGCTGGTCGGAACGA GGTAATCTGGTGGCGGTGGGGACTCACAAGGGCTACATCCAGATCTGGGACGCGGGAGTGGGGAAGAAGCTGTTCGCCCTGGAGGGACACACAGCCAGAGTTG GCGCGCTGGCGTGGAACGCGGACCAGCTGTCGTCAGGCAGCCGGGACCGTATGATCCTCCAGAGGGACATACGGACTCCGCCCCTGCAGTCGGAGCGCCGCCTGCAGGGTCATCGCCAGGAGGTCTGCGGCCTGAAGTGGAGCACGGACCACCAGCTGCTGGCGTCGGGGGGCAACGACAACAAG ctcCTGGTGTGGAACCATTCCAGCCAGAACCCGGTCCATACGTACACCGACCACGTGGCGGCGGTGAAGGCTATCGCCTGGTCCCCCCACCAGCACGGGCTACTGGCCTCCGGCGGGGGCACGGCTGACCGCTGCATCCGCTTCTGGAACACCCTGACAGGCCAGCCCCTGCAGTGCATGGACACAGGCTCCCAGGTCTGCAACCTGGCCTGGTCCAAACACGCCAACGAGCtg GTGAGCACGCATGGCTACTCCCAAAACCAGATCCTAGTGTGGAAGTACCCGGCTCTGACCCAGGTGGCCAAGCTGACCGGACACTCCTACAGGGTCCTCTACCTG GCCATGTCACCTGATGGAGAGGCCATTGTCACCGGAGCCGGTGACGAGACACTTCGCTTCTGGAACGTATTCAGCAAAACACGATCCACCAAG GAATCCGTGTCGGTGTTGAACCTGTTCACCCGGATACGGTGA
- the LOC124478660 gene encoding LOW QUALITY PROTEIN: replication factor C subunit 4-like (The sequence of the model RefSeq protein was modified relative to this genomic sequence to represent the inferred CDS: inserted 1 base in 1 codon) has protein sequence MQAFLKGPSGQVPRPQKDKGAGSSGEKKAKAVPWVEKYRPKCVDDVAFQEEVVAVLKKSLEGADLPNLLFYGPPGXGKTSTILAAARELYGPELYKQRVLELNASDERGIQVVREKVKRFAQLTVAGKRTDGKLCPPFKIIILDEADSMTGPAQAALRRTMEKESRTTRFCLICNYVSRIIEPLTSRCSKFRFKPLDNQIQEERLLDICKKEDLKYSPEAIAALVKVSEGDLRKAITFLQSAARLNVDKEISEKAIVEIAGVVPDKIIQGLLQICYKGTFEKLEVAVRDIIDEGYAATVILGQLHETVIEDDLNDKQKSAIAEKMAEVDKCLVDGADEYLQILSLCSVILQQSSQN, from the exons ATGCAGGCGTTTTTGAAAGGACCGTCTGGCCAGGTCCCCAGACCCCAAAAGGACAAGGGGGCTGGGAGCAGCGGAGAGAAGAAAGCGAAAGCTGTTCCCTGGGTGGAGAAATA CAGACCCAAGTGTGTGGATGACGTGGCCTTCCAAGAGGAGGTGGTGGCAGTGCTAAAGAAGTCTCTAGAAGGAGCTGAT CTGCCCAACCTGTTGTTCTATGGGCCCCCTG ACGGAAAGACCTCCACCATCTTGGCCGCAGCCAGAGAGCTTTACGG ACCGGAGCTGTACAAACAGAGAGTTCTGGAGCTGAACGCCTCTGACGAGCGAGGGATCCAGGtggtgagagagaaggtgaagagGTTCGCCCAGCTCACCGTGGCAGGAAAACGCACCGA CGGCAAGCTGTGCCCGCCGTTCAAGATCATCATCCTGGACGAGGCGGACTCGATGACGGGCCCCGCCCAGGCCGCCCTCAGACGCACCATGGAGAAGGAGTCCCGCACGACGCGCTTCTGTCTCATCTGCAACTACGTCAGCAG AATTATCGAGCCCCTGACATCCAGATGTTCCAAGTTCCGCTTCAAACCCCTGGACAACCAGATCCAGGAGGAACGTCTGCTGGACATCTGCAAGAAGGAGGACCTGAAATACTCGCCCGAG GCCATTGCAGCGTTGGTGAAGGTGTCGGAGGGAGACCTGAGGAAAGCCATCACCTTCCTCCAGAGCGCCGCCAGACTCAACGTGGACAAGGAGATCTCTGAGAAGGCCATCGTGGAGATCGCCGGG GTCGTTCCTGATAAGATCATCCAGGGGCTGCTGCAGATCTGCTACAAAGGCACGTTTGAGAAGCTAGAGGTGGCTGTTCGG GACATAATAGACGAGGGCTACGCTGCCACAGTCATCCTCGGCCAGCTGCATGAGACCGTCATCGAGGACGACCTGAACGACAAACAGAAGTCGGCCATCGCAGAGAAGATGGCG GAGGTTGACAAGTGTCTCGTTGATGGGGCAGATGAATACCTACAAATACTGAGTCTGTGTTCTGTTATCCTGCAGCAGTCTTCTCAGAACTGA
- the LOC124478659 gene encoding eukaryotic initiation factor 4A-II: protein MSSDSADYNSSRDRDHGGPDGMEPDGVIESNWNEITDNFDDMALKELLLRGIYAYGFEKPSAIQQRAIIPCIKGYDVIAQAQSGTGKTATFAISILQKLDLGQKETQALVLAPTRELAQQIQKVILALGDYMGAACHACIGGTNVHNEMKKLEAEAPHIVVGTPGRVFDMMNRRYLSPKAIKMFVLDEADEMLSRGFKDQIYEIFQKLSTNIQVVLLSATMPVEVLEVTKKFMRDPIQILVKKEELTLEGIRQFYINVEREEWKLDTLCDLYETLTITQAVIFLNTRRKVDWLTEKMHARDFTVSALHGDMDQKERDVIMREFRSGSSRVLITTDLLARGIDVQQVSLVINYDLPTNRENYIHRIGRGGRFGRKGVAINFVNEDDKRILRDIETFYNTTVDEMPMNVADLI, encoded by the exons ATGTCAAGCGATTCTGCGGACTACAATAG CTCTAGAGACAGAGACCATGGGGGCCCTGATGGAATGGAGCCAGATGGTGTCATTGAG AGCAACTGGAATGAGATCACCGACAACTTTGATGATATGGCCCTGAAGGAGCTGCTCCTGCGGGGGATCTACGCCTACGGGTTTGAGAAGCCGTCTGCCATCCAGCAGAGAGCCATCATCCCCTGCATTAAAG GCTATGACGTCATTGCGCAGGCCCAATCGGGGACGGGGAAGACGGCCACGTTCGCCATCTCCATCCTGCAGAAGCTGGACTTGGGGCAGAAGGAGACCCAGGCTCTGGTGCTGGCCCCCACCAGAGAGCTGGCTCAGCAG ATCCAGAAGGTGATCCTGGCCCTGGGGGACTACATGGGTGCGGCCTGCCACGCCTGCATCGGCGGCACCAACGTCCACAACGAGATGAAAAAGCTGGAGGCCGAGGCCCCGCACATCGTGGTGGGCACGCCCGGACGCGTCTTCGACATGATGAACCGCCGATATCTGT CTCCTAAGGCCATCAAGATGTTCGTCTTGGACGAAGCCGATGAAATGCTGAGTCGAGGATTCAAGGATCAGATCTACGAGATATTTCAAAAATTAAGCACGAACATCCAa GTGGTGCTGCTGTCGGCCACCATGCCTGTCGAGGTGCTGGAGGTCACCAAGAAGTTCATGCGGGACCCCATCCAGATCctggtgaagaaggaggagcTGACCCTGGAGGGCATCCGCCAGTTCTACATCAACGTGGAGAGAGAG GAGTGGAAGCTGGACACGCTGTGCGACCTGTACGAGACCCTGACCATCACCCAGGCGGTCATCTTCCTCAACACCAGGAGGAAGGTGGACTGGCTCACCGAGAAGATGCACGCCCGCGACTTCACCGTGTCCGCCCTG CATGGAGACATGgaccagaaggagagagacgtcATCATGAGAGAGTTCCGTTCAGGATCCAGCCGAGTCCTGATCACCACCGACCTGCTG gcCCGTGGCATTGACGTGCAGCAGGTGTCTCTGGTTATCAACTACGATCTGCCCACCAACCGGGAGAATTACATCCACAG GATTGGGCGCGGAGGCCGATTCGGCAGAAAAGGTGTGGCCATCAACTTTGTTAATGAGGACGACAAGAGGATCCTTCGCGACATTGAAACTTTTTACAACACGACCGTTGACGAGATGCCGATGAACGTGGCTGACCTGATCTAG